Proteins encoded together in one Vigna angularis cultivar LongXiaoDou No.4 chromosome 5, ASM1680809v1, whole genome shotgun sequence window:
- the LOC108339557 gene encoding uncharacterized protein LOC108339557 produces the protein MATLFDSLAFVGIPSAVSFPFAARPTSAKLPQCIGLRLRPTVARFVAASAPKVASHAARVVCEAQDAVVDVAAITDANWQSLVLESDSAVLVEFWAPWCGPCRMIHPIIDELAKQYTGKLKCYKLNTDESPSTATRYGIRSIPTVMIFKNGEKKDTVIGAVPKSTLTTSIEKFV, from the exons ATGGCCACACTCTTCGACTCTCTCGCCTTCGTTGGCATTCCTTCCGCCGTTTCCTTCCCCTTCGCCGCTCGCCCCACCTCCGCCAAGCTCCCGCAGTGCATCGGCCTCAGACTCAGACCAACCGTCGCACGATTCGTGGCAGCCTCCGCTCCCAAAGTCGCCTCACACGCCGCGCGCGTTGTGTGCGAGGCTCAGGATGCCGTCGTTGATG TGGCTGCTATTACCGATGCAAATTGGCAATCCCTTGTACTTGAATCTGATTCTGCTGTTCTCGTTGAATTCTGGGCTCCATGGTGTGGTCCCTGCCGAATGATTCACCCTATAATTGATGAGCTTGCAAAGCAATATACTGGGAAGCTCAAATGTTACAAACTCAACACTGATGAGAGCCCTTCAACTGCAACTCGTTATGGAATTCGAAGCATTCCCACTGTTATGATTTTCAAGAATGGTGAGAAGAAAGATACAGTTATTGGTGCTGTGCCCAAGTCAACGTTGACCACAAGCATAGAAAAATTCGTTTGA